Part of the Vulpes vulpes isolate BD-2025 chromosome 13, VulVul3, whole genome shotgun sequence genome, AGCTGAAGACACCTGCAGCTCCTGCAGGCTGAGTTCCAGTTTGCTCACAGCCTCTCGGAAGGCAAATTTGTTGCGAGTTTGAGGGATGCAGTCCACATAGCCTGAGCAGTAGTCGAGTAGCTGGTGTCCCGTGTCCACCAGCTGGCTGTTGGGCACAGGTTCCGTGATTGCACTGGACAGTAGGTCAGCACATTCCAGCAGGGCCTCTTTGCTGATTTTGTCTGCTGAGATTTTCTCAGCCACCTGTTTGGTTTTTCTCAGAGCCACTTTAGTACCTGCTGTGCCATTAGCCATTTTGGCTGGTGAGATGGAAGATGTGGGCAGAGGCACTTGAGGTGGAGGCATCACTGGCCTCCCAGCTTTCCCACCGATGGGCACTGCCCCCGGAGctgccttcttccctccttcctgtgtTTCTGGCGTGGGCTGTCCTGCAGTCGGGGCAGTGGGCTCTTCCGTGGAGTCTGAGCACATGGACGGATGCTGCAGTAGTCTCatcactgggggtgggggtggggcacactTTGGTTTTACCCGTCGGGGTCGGTCCTTGTCTCCAGAGGATGTGACCTGATGCTCAGATAAGAGTTTGAATTTATTGCCCTGAGAGTCTGTGCCAATGAGCTGCACGTCAGCTGGAGTGTGCTTCAGAGTGGGTGAAATAAGGACTGGCACTTTGTGGTTGTGAGTGGTTGGGAGGGCTGCTGCAGCCTTGGCCGGAGAAGACCAGCCTGTCTGCTCGCCATCCTCTGGGACTCCAGCCATGCCAAGTCGTGCTCCACCATTCCTCTCCTTGCTCTTTGGGGCAGCTGCCACTCCAGCCACCCCCACCGCTGGAGAGTCCTTCTCTGTAATGGCTGGGTCCCCAGAGGGGGTTCTGAGAGGAAGAGCCGTGGCTCCTCTGGGCAAAAGTTTGGCTTTTGGTCTCTCCCTGCTTGGAGCAGCaccttcctctgatttttttgGAAGCATATCATTGGCCCTGTCCACATTCTCTTCTGGCTGAGAAGAGGTGGACACTGTCCTTTCCAGCTGGAGTTTGGACCTCTGGCAGTTCCTGGGAAGGGTCATTGCCATCCTATCCTGCTCTGGAAGCCCTGAGGACATGGAAGATGTAGAGTTTGACCTTGGAAAAGGCTTGGAAGTGTCATCACTGGCTGTGGGTTTACCCGCTCGTAAGCCCAGTGTCTTTTTGATTAAACGTGGTGTAAAGAAGCCTGTAATGCCAGACCACCCACCCCCAGCAGtgccactgcccccacccccgccaccatCGTCATTACAGAGGTTCCTCTGTGCAAAGCTCCCCCCATAGCACTTGGGTGGCACCAGATTCGCCTCTTGCTGGGCAGGAGTGAAAGAGAACCCATCAGCATGCTGTAGAGAAGCAACAGATGAGAAGTTACCCGTGAGTTCATATTTCTTGTGGGGTTGATTCTCCATTTCTCGGAAGGAACTGCTGCGTTTAGGGGGTGTGGGagcatttctctttttcatgaaGGAGCTGAAGAAGCCTCCCTTCCTATCCCTGGTGAAGCATGTCTCTTTGGCATCTTCCAAGAGGCTGCTGGGTGACTTGTCTCTTTGTTTTCGAGGCAGTGCTGGGGACCCACTAGGGGCCTGTGCACCTCTAATGAACCCTGATAAGAAATGGCCAATCAGTAACGTTAAAGACAGTGATTCCATTACACTTGAGTAACTATGGTTAACTATAAGAGTTTTGTTAGTATCTCTTAAATGTCAGGActcagaagaaattaataaatatgttatcATTTTACACCGATGAGTGTTCCAAATACAACATGTGATATAACTGGGAAGAAACAACGTGCTGGCTTTCACCTTGGCTATTGTCTATTCTCTAAAAGCTACAGCACACCCTGACCTCATCTATCAGGCTCAATGAAGCAGTTTTTCCCAGAAACTGTCAAGAGATAACTGTCTGAGATTGGAGAGTTGAGGAAACAGGGCGAGAGGCCAAGTAGTAGAACGGACAGAAGAGATCAGGACTAATGACGCTGGCATCCCAGAACCAAGGACAAGAGCAGGAGCTGGTTTAATGCTGGCCATTCTCTCCTTGGGGAAGACGGACAGCAAAGTGGAAATAAAGGATCAAACCCCAAGGTTCTGGAAACAGTTTAATTCTACCCGCCTAGTGACCCATACCTGGTGCTGAACTGGAAGCAGAATTTTCTGTGGTGTCCTGTGCCCCTTCGATATTCTCCTTGTTCTCCACCTGCTTCTTCAGCGTCCGGGTCTTGGAAGGAAGTATTGGCAGTCGGGGCAGGTATGGAACAACAGATGAGGAGGAGGCAGCTCTCCCAAGTTCCTCAGCTACCTCTGTGAGGAAGATAAAAGGACTGATGAAAAACAATTTCAGGACacagaaaaggttttattttcagaaaaagtatacaacaggaaaaaaaaactggagaaaagagtactaaaatatacaatggaatcaCAGAGTATGTactcttttatgtctggcttctcttGCTCAACATTGTGACTGTGgattcattcacattgttgcatgTGGCAGGGGCTTTCTCTCATGGTATATTGTTCAAAAGtgtgaatataccaaaattaATCCATTCCTCttttgatggatacttaggttgtttttagtttttggctattgtgaatatgcTGCTAGGAACACCCTGCTACGTGTCTTTTGCTTCAGAATTGTGTGATTGTCTgctgggtatatacctaggagcaGGACTGGTGGGTTATAGGGTGCACATAATTCAGCTTTGTTGGATTGTGCCAAACGGTCTCCCAAAATGGCTGGGCCAATCTATACTCCCATTAGCATTGTATAGTAGTTTTGGTTACTCTGCATGCTTGCCAGAGTTTGATATTATCAGGGgtttttttgttcaattttaaTTTGAGCCATTCTGGTGTCAGTCTCTATGGCATCTCATTGTTCTATTTTggatttctctgatgatgagtaatgttcaGCATGGTTTCATGTGCTTCCATATCATTTGGATATCCTTGTTTACTGAGTCCTTATTCAAAGGCTGACCAAAGCAGACAGATTTctggagttatttttatttttagattgtaCCTTATACCAAGAAGGAGGGTAgatgcatttcatttcattcaaatgaagCAAATGAGGCTCCTGAAAAAGTGCTCACCCTTTTGAACATGGCTATGCATTTTGTGGCTTCTACTGGGGCAAAGACATACTTTGCTACTCATTCctgaacaaaaattaaatggaatcaatgaaattgtgaaatattgtgtttattttacattttttggcaactatttaaaaaaatcgaCTCCTCCACAAGAATGGATATACAGTATATAACCCAAGCACTGTCAGTGAGATTCCTTTCCTACGCTGCTATGTACAGCAGCTGGCAGACACAGACGTAAGCTATAAAGATATGACCTCAAGGATGCTAGTAACTGTGCCCCGTGCCTCTTGGAATATTCTGAGGATGAGATCAATGTCGAAGCAAAAGTGAAGTGATACTGGGTGGGAGTGGCTGTGGGAAGTAGGAAGGCCCAGAGCCCCTTGAGTCTGTGGCTTCTACTGACTCTGAAGTTCACACCATCCCTCCTTTCCCATGGTTTGGTTATGAGCCAATAAATCCTCCTTTTATTGCTTTCGAAAACTTGAGTTAGATTTCTTCCACTCACAactaataaatacatctttttaaggTAGGAACTGTGTCTTATCCCTATGTCTTCAGTATAGTGCTTGCCAAAgattaaatgcttaataaaatttgggttaaataattttaaatttcttgcttAACAATTCTGAATTGCAATTACCTTTAAAAACTGATAATGGCTGATTTTCTAAAAGGAcagaacatttttgaaagaagCAGAAATATTTAAGCAAGGATTCAACAGAAGTTAAAAGGTGACACAGAAGCATCAGAGAAGTGGAGCCTGTGACTTGTATCATTCCAGCTCTGCTGTGGTAAAGCACAGAGGGGCCGAGACAGGCAGCTGCTCAAACTGGCCCAAAGGTTGATGTGCAGAAGTTTCAGCTAAGCAAAGGACAAGGAAGAAAATACTTTTCATTCAACTTCAGTGTTATACTTTTCCCTTCTTATCTGAAATGATACATTGCTAACAAAAGATGACAAAATTCAACTTGCctgatttccttttctcatattttaaaacctGAACTTAAGTAGTAAGCTCTGTGTTCAATTATGAAGGAGAAATTTGAACAAATATGTGTGAAATTCTGGAGCTATACCAAAGAATCTAATAATAAGCACAAATAACTAAGAATTCGATGTTTTTAACTCTCTAAGAATAGCCTGTCTATATAACAAGTTTACTGTCTGACTTCTGCATGTAATTGTAGAGGCACTGTCATGCCTACGTGCGcctataaatttgtttttcagataCGAAAAGGCTTCTCACTGTTCATAGCTTAACATGctcattttaaactattttccatgtcaatatatttaagaatatcattttaaatattccattatatgaacaTAATTAGATTCTTaaattgttcttaattttttaatattaaaaactacATGCTGATGTAACATCTTTGTAGCTAAATCTTTATTCATACTCTTATTTCAAGAtctatttctagaaatgaaatttctggATATTGCCTTAATGACTTGATTCTGTCTTTGTAGGTATGGTTCAGGGAGGTGGAATAATCTTCAtactcattttttcttcccttccatatATGGTAAGTGTTGGTGGTTAAAGAACTACCAAACTTCTTCTCTTTATGAAGAGACtgaatttctaattaaaatacaatttcaataTTAGAAAtgagcagagacatagagacatttaaaaatagcaaaaaaaaaaaaaaagaaagaaagaaaaagcaaagcgaGAATAAAGGCCAAGAATTAATTCAATATCCCGAAACAGAGTCACAAACTAGAAGAATCTACTGTTTTTGAAATATTACCACCCCTAACACCACCCAGAACTGGCCACCAGCTGTAAACTACCAGATTCCCACCTTCAGAAATGCTGGAGTCATGAAACATGGTTTCAAAAGCCTGATGTGTTTCAGCAAAAGATGGCCTGTCAGCAGGGCTCCACTTCCAGCCTAtgtaacaaaagaagaaaatactgaaagctcctttcaaaaattaaatatccaatgGCACACCTGCAAGCGAGTCCCAAGCATCATGATGGATGCTACTGAAGGAGAGGTACAGCATGTTCACAATGACAGTGAGGCAGATGCTTCTCAGTTCCAGACTTAAAACTGTGATAAACCCACTTCCTAGGGCTGGTCCTTCTATGTAGCCTCAGCTTCTATTTTCTCTACTACGGGGATaaagaggggtggggagatgctttataaaatggaaagttggggcgcctgggtggctcagcagtttggtgcctgcctttggcccagagcatgatcctggagtcccaggattgagtcccacatcaagctccctacatggagtctgcttctccctctgcctatgtctctgcctctgtgtctctcgtgaataaataaataaaatctaaaataaataaaataaaataaaatggaaagtttttttctactagaaaaatgaaagaagtagaACCTGTATTCAAACTCATTCTAACCTTATAATCAGCTAAGTATAATCAGAAGTATAACAGGATATCAGAAAGGAGGAAGTTAGAGTTCACTTTGACAAAAACAGGACGGTAAGGAAAATAACAAGACATATGCTTCAACACAATGCAATCTAATTCACCACTAACCTTCTAGCTTTCTCATCTGTTAAGAAGTCAGATGCTTTTGTTTATTCAAAGTGGTTACTTTCAGGTACTCTCCAGTCTTTAGCAATCATTTTTATCTAGTTGAAAGCAGCCATCTCCAAACCCAGTTTCTTATTAACCTATTAGAATATGCGAGTGGTTTGGGGAAACCACTTATATGCAATATATGGGCCATGGACAACTGTTATTAGAATTCCAATTAAgactcaatggtaaaaaaaaataaaaaaaaaaataagactcaacGGTTTATTATATATGCCAACTGGCTGATCAATgacccttttttaaagattttatttatttatgagagagagagagcacgcacatgagtacggggagaggggtagagggagagggagaagcagatcccccactgagcaggaagccctattcaggctcgatcccagaatcctgaggtcatgacctgcactgaaggcagcctgagccacccaaacacacCTGACCAACACTTTATGTGTCATGAGATTGGATTCAATCTAACACTGAGAGGaaaactgttttcttattttgttaatcACCCTGAATCACTGACTTAacccttcaaaattaaaatacaaaaaaactcaaaaaacaaaaacaacaacaacaaaaaaaccacttaCATGCTCTCATAAGTTCATAAACCTTAGGGGGGCATCCTTCAGGTTGTTCCATTCGAtatcctttttccagtagatCATACACCTGAGACAGGTCAATACCCGGATATGGTGACATTCCATATGTAGCAATTTCCCACAACAGTACCCCGAAAGCTGCataagggatttaaaaaaaagaaaagttgaatgtttcttctctgatcttttattttataccattaggtaacttttctttcaaattttggaTAACATTCACACTGTTACAACATTAGTATACTCTTCTAATTCTTATAGCTGAACTTGTCCTTCTAAGGTATCTGCCAGAAGAATGCTTCAGGCATAACCTCAAGACAGTTTTCTATaaatttgccaattttttttaaagatttttttttttaatctgagacAGCAAGTGCATGAGAGCACACACTCACACCAGTGGGGGCAatgggaggaaggggtggggaacagagggagaggatggttgaatcccaagcagactgcccactgagcatggagcccaacacagggcttaatcccataTCACAAGATAccaagatcacaccccaagccaaaaccaagagtctgatgctcaattgactgagctacccaggcaccccataaattccccaatttttatttggatttccttTACTGTAGTGAGGGAGAATAAATTATGACCATAGAAAGTCTGGGACATAACCCAACTACTCTTAGAACAATCTATGATCTATTTAATGAATTCCAGTTTTTACATCAGCAAATATTAAAGgagtcaaaaagaaataaactaatttaaaataaaaaaaaaaacatcacacTAGTGGTGCcaggatggttcagttggttaagcatctgcctttggcccagatcatgatcctggggtcctgggattgaggcctgtatcagattccctgctcagtggggaatctgcttctccctctccctctgtgctctccctctctcaaataaataaaatctttgaaaaaagaaaaaaaaaaaacaaagaaaaaaatcacactagAAAAGGAAATTTGCTTGACTTTGTCACACATTATTTCTGAGTTTAAGATTTCTGGTAAAAAGTGACTCAGCATCTTACAACTATTTCTGTTGGTCTACaacccaaatttctttttttttaattcagaggcagagagagagagagagagagagagagagagagagagagaggcaggcagagaggtagagacacaggcagagcgagaagcagggtccatgcagggagcccgatgtgggacttgatcccgggtctccaggatcacacgccaggctgtaggcggcgctaaaccgctgcgccaccggggctgcccccaaatttcTATAGACTTGTTCAGTCCATGAGCCCCTGCTAAATCTGCTTTTCATGACAACAGAAACAAGATGAGTTAGTTACAAGGACAAAGTCTAAATGCAATTCCATCATGCTTTCCTTGAAAAGAAGAGGCTACTCTGTGTCACAGTACTCTGGAAACGAGCAATAAAACCTAATATGGAAAACAGGAAGCTTTGCAAAGAGAGGATCAATAAAATTCCAATGCAATCCAAGATCTAGACTGTGAGCCCTTTGAAagtggggactttttttttccactttcttcttTACACTACTTTCTATGCTAAGTGACTAACACAATGCCTGGCAGATAGTAGGTATTAATAAATTTTTGCTGAATGACTGATAAAGGATGGAGGATAAAGGCAGAGTTTACTGATCACACAAATGAGAAGCTCTAAAGaactaaaaacatttattaaaaacata contains:
- the ABL2 gene encoding tyrosine-protein kinase ABL2 isoform X3, translated to MGQQVGRVGEAPGLQQPQPRGIRVGSVARPSGRRRDLAGRTAEAGFNVFAQHDHFASCVEDGFEGDKTGGSSPEALHRPYGCDVEPQALNEAIRWSSKENLLGATESDPNLFVALYDFVASGDNTLSITKGEKLRVLGYNQNGEWSEVRSKNGQGWVPSNYITPVNSLEKHSWYHGPVSRSAAEYLLSSLINGSFLVRESESSPGQLSISLRYEGRVYHYRINTTTDGKVYVTAESRFSTLAELVHHHSTVADGLVTTLHYPAPKCNKPTVYGVSPIHDKWEMERTDITMKHKLGGGQYGEVYVGVWKKYSLTVAVKTLKEDTMEVEEFLKEAAVMKEIKHPNLVQLLGVCTLEPPFYIVTEYMPYGNLLDYLRECSREEVTAVVLLYMATQISSAMEYLEKKNFIHRDLAARNCLVGENHVVKVADFGLSRLMTGDTYTAHAGAKFPIKWTAPESLAYNTFSIKSDVWAFGVLLWEIATYGMSPYPGIDLSQVYDLLEKGYRMEQPEGCPPKVYELMRACWKWSPADRPSFAETHQAFETMFHDSSISEEVAEELGRAASSSSVVPYLPRLPILPSKTRTLKKQVENKENIEGAQDTTENSASSSAPGFIRGAQAPSGSPALPRKQRDKSPSSLLEDAKETCFTRDRKGGFFSSFMKKRNAPTPPKRSSSFREMENQPHKKYELTGLPEQDRMAMTLPRNCQRSKLQLERTVSTSSQPEENVDRANDMLPKKSEEGAAPSRERPKAKLLPRGATALPLRTPSGDPAITEKDSPAVGVAGVAAAPKSKERNGGARLGMAGVPEDGEQTGWSSPAKAAAALPTTHNHKVPVLISPTLKHTPADVQLIGTDSQGNKFKLLSEHQVTSSGDKDRPRRVKPKCAPPPPPVMRLLQHPSMCSDSTEEPTAPTAGQPTPETQEGGKKAAPGAVPIGGKAGRPVMPPPQVPLPTSSISPAKMANGTAGTKVALRKTKQVAEKISADKISKEALLECADLLSSAITEPVPNSQLVDTGHQLLDYCSGYVDCIPQTRNKFAFREAVSKLELSLQELQVSSAAAGVSGANPVLNNLLSCVQEISDVVQR
- the ABL2 gene encoding tyrosine-protein kinase ABL2 isoform X1; protein product: MGQQVGRVGEAPGLQQPQPRGIRVGSVARPSGRRRDLAGRTAEAGFNVFAQHDHFASCVEDGFEGDKTGGSSPEALHRPYGCDVEPQALNEAIRWSSKENLLGATESDPNLFVALYDFVASGDNTLSITKGEKLRVLGYNQNGEWSEVRSKNGQGWVPSNYITPVNSLEKHSWYHGPVSRSAAEYLLSSLINGSFLVRESESSPGQLSISLRYEGRVYHYRINTTTDGKVYVTAESRFSTLAELVHHHSTVADGLVTTLHYPAPKCNKPTVYGVSPIHDKWEMERTDITMKHKLGGGQYGEVYVGVWKKYSLTVAVKTLKEDTMEVEEFLKEAAVMKEIKHPNLVQLLGVCTLEPPFYIVTEYMPYGNLLDYLRECSREEVTAVVLLYMATQISSAMEYLEKKNFIHRDLAARNCLVGENHVVKVADFGLSRLMTGDTYTAHAGAKFPIKWTAPESLAYNTFSIKSDVWAFGVLLWEIATYGMSPYPGIDLSQVYDLLEKGYRMEQPEGCPPKVYELMRACWKWSPADRPSFAETHQAFETMFHDSSISEEVAEELGRAASSSSVVPYLPRLPILPSKTRTLKKQVENKENIEGAQDTTENSASSSAPGFIRGAQAPSGSPALPRKQRDKSPSSLLEDAKETCFTRDRKGGFFSSFMKKRNAPTPPKRSSSFREMENQPHKKYELTGNFSSVASLQHADGFSFTPAQQEANLVPPKCYGGSFAQRNLCNDDGGGGGGSGTAGGGWSGITGFFTPRLIKKTLGLRAGKPTASDDTSKPFPRSNSTSSMSSGLPEQDRMAMTLPRNCQRSKLQLERTVSTSSQPEENVDRANDMLPKKSEEGAAPSRERPKAKLLPRGATALPLRTPSGDPAITEKDSPAVGVAGVAAAPKSKERNGGARLGMAGVPEDGEQTGWSSPAKAAAALPTTHNHKVPVLISPTLKHTPADVQLIGTDSQGNKFKLLSEHQVTSSGDKDRPRRVKPKCAPPPPPVMRLLQHPSMCSDSTEEPTAPTAGQPTPETQEGGKKAAPGAVPIGGKAGRPVMPPPQVPLPTSSISPAKMANGTAGTKVALRKTKQVAEKISADKISKEALLECADLLSSAITEPVPNSQLVDTGHQLLDYCSGYVDCIPQTRNKFAFREAVSKLELSLQELQVSSAAAGVSGANPVLNNLLSCVQEISDVVQR
- the ABL2 gene encoding tyrosine-protein kinase ABL2 isoform X2, coding for MGQQVGRVGEAPGLQQPQPRGIRVGSVARPSGRRRDLAGRTAEAGFNVFAQHEALHRPYGCDVEPQALNEAIRWSSKENLLGATESDPNLFVALYDFVASGDNTLSITKGEKLRVLGYNQNGEWSEVRSKNGQGWVPSNYITPVNSLEKHSWYHGPVSRSAAEYLLSSLINGSFLVRESESSPGQLSISLRYEGRVYHYRINTTTDGKVYVTAESRFSTLAELVHHHSTVADGLVTTLHYPAPKCNKPTVYGVSPIHDKWEMERTDITMKHKLGGGQYGEVYVGVWKKYSLTVAVKTLKEDTMEVEEFLKEAAVMKEIKHPNLVQLLGVCTLEPPFYIVTEYMPYGNLLDYLRECSREEVTAVVLLYMATQISSAMEYLEKKNFIHRDLAARNCLVGENHVVKVADFGLSRLMTGDTYTAHAGAKFPIKWTAPESLAYNTFSIKSDVWAFGVLLWEIATYGMSPYPGIDLSQVYDLLEKGYRMEQPEGCPPKVYELMRACWKWSPADRPSFAETHQAFETMFHDSSISEEVAEELGRAASSSSVVPYLPRLPILPSKTRTLKKQVENKENIEGAQDTTENSASSSAPGFIRGAQAPSGSPALPRKQRDKSPSSLLEDAKETCFTRDRKGGFFSSFMKKRNAPTPPKRSSSFREMENQPHKKYELTGNFSSVASLQHADGFSFTPAQQEANLVPPKCYGGSFAQRNLCNDDGGGGGGSGTAGGGWSGITGFFTPRLIKKTLGLRAGKPTASDDTSKPFPRSNSTSSMSSGLPEQDRMAMTLPRNCQRSKLQLERTVSTSSQPEENVDRANDMLPKKSEEGAAPSRERPKAKLLPRGATALPLRTPSGDPAITEKDSPAVGVAGVAAAPKSKERNGGARLGMAGVPEDGEQTGWSSPAKAAAALPTTHNHKVPVLISPTLKHTPADVQLIGTDSQGNKFKLLSEHQVTSSGDKDRPRRVKPKCAPPPPPVMRLLQHPSMCSDSTEEPTAPTAGQPTPETQEGGKKAAPGAVPIGGKAGRPVMPPPQVPLPTSSISPAKMANGTAGTKVALRKTKQVAEKISADKISKEALLECADLLSSAITEPVPNSQLVDTGHQLLDYCSGYVDCIPQTRNKFAFREAVSKLELSLQELQVSSAAAGVSGANPVLNNLLSCVQEISDVVQR
- the ABL2 gene encoding tyrosine-protein kinase ABL2 isoform X4, which codes for MGQQVGRVGEAPGLQQPQPRGIRVGSVARPSGRRRDLAGRTAEAGFNVFAQHEALHRPYGCDVEPQALNEAIRWSSKENLLGATESDPNLFVALYDFVASGDNTLSITKGEKLRVLGYNQNGEWSEVRSKNGQGWVPSNYITPVNSLEKHSWYHGPVSRSAAEYLLSSLINGSFLVRESESSPGQLSISLRYEGRVYHYRINTTTDGKVYVTAESRFSTLAELVHHHSTVADGLVTTLHYPAPKCNKPTVYGVSPIHDKWEMERTDITMKHKLGGGQYGEVYVGVWKKYSLTVAVKTLKEDTMEVEEFLKEAAVMKEIKHPNLVQLLGVCTLEPPFYIVTEYMPYGNLLDYLRECSREEVTAVVLLYMATQISSAMEYLEKKNFIHRDLAARNCLVGENHVVKVADFGLSRLMTGDTYTAHAGAKFPIKWTAPESLAYNTFSIKSDVWAFGVLLWEIATYGMSPYPGIDLSQVYDLLEKGYRMEQPEGCPPKVYELMRACWKWSPADRPSFAETHQAFETMFHDSSISEEVAEELGRAASSSSVVPYLPRLPILPSKTRTLKKQVENKENIEGAQDTTENSASSSAPGFIRGAQAPSGSPALPRKQRDKSPSSLLEDAKETCFTRDRKGGFFSSFMKKRNAPTPPKRSSSFREMENQPHKKYELTGLPEQDRMAMTLPRNCQRSKLQLERTVSTSSQPEENVDRANDMLPKKSEEGAAPSRERPKAKLLPRGATALPLRTPSGDPAITEKDSPAVGVAGVAAAPKSKERNGGARLGMAGVPEDGEQTGWSSPAKAAAALPTTHNHKVPVLISPTLKHTPADVQLIGTDSQGNKFKLLSEHQVTSSGDKDRPRRVKPKCAPPPPPVMRLLQHPSMCSDSTEEPTAPTAGQPTPETQEGGKKAAPGAVPIGGKAGRPVMPPPQVPLPTSSISPAKMANGTAGTKVALRKTKQVAEKISADKISKEALLECADLLSSAITEPVPNSQLVDTGHQLLDYCSGYVDCIPQTRNKFAFREAVSKLELSLQELQVSSAAAGVSGANPVLNNLLSCVQEISDVVQR
- the ABL2 gene encoding tyrosine-protein kinase ABL2 isoform X6 codes for the protein MVLGTVLLPPNSYGRDQDTSSLCCLCSNEASETAVPNLTDHFASCVEDGFEGDKTGGSSPEALHRPYGCDVEPQALNEAIRWSSKENLLGATESDPNLFVALYDFVASGDNTLSITKGEKLRVLGYNQNGEWSEVRSKNGQGWVPSNYITPVNSLEKHSWYHGPVSRSAAEYLLSSLINGSFLVRESESSPGQLSISLRYEGRVYHYRINTTTDGKVYVTAESRFSTLAELVHHHSTVADGLVTTLHYPAPKCNKPTVYGVSPIHDKWEMERTDITMKHKLGGGQYGEVYVGVWKKYSLTVAVKTLKEDTMEVEEFLKEAAVMKEIKHPNLVQLLGVCTLEPPFYIVTEYMPYGNLLDYLRECSREEVTAVVLLYMATQISSAMEYLEKKNFIHRDLAARNCLVGENHVVKVADFGLSRLMTGDTYTAHAGAKFPIKWTAPESLAYNTFSIKSDVWAFGVLLWEIATYGMSPYPGIDLSQVYDLLEKGYRMEQPEGCPPKVYELMRACWKWSPADRPSFAETHQAFETMFHDSSISEEVAEELGRAASSSSVVPYLPRLPILPSKTRTLKKQVENKENIEGAQDTTENSASSSAPGFIRGAQAPSGSPALPRKQRDKSPSSLLEDAKETCFTRDRKGGFFSSFMKKRNAPTPPKRSSSFREMENQPHKKYELTGLPEQDRMAMTLPRNCQRSKLQLERTVSTSSQPEENVDRANDMLPKKSEEGAAPSRERPKAKLLPRGATALPLRTPSGDPAITEKDSPAVGVAGVAAAPKSKERNGGARLGMAGVPEDGEQTGWSSPAKAAAALPTTHNHKVPVLISPTLKHTPADVQLIGTDSQGNKFKLLSEHQVTSSGDKDRPRRVKPKCAPPPPPVMRLLQHPSMCSDSTEEPTAPTAGQPTPETQEGGKKAAPGAVPIGGKAGRPVMPPPQVPLPTSSISPAKMANGTAGTKVALRKTKQVAEKISADKISKEALLECADLLSSAITEPVPNSQLVDTGHQLLDYCSGYVDCIPQTRNKFAFREAVSKLELSLQELQVSSAAAGVSGANPVLNNLLSCVQEISDVVQR
- the ABL2 gene encoding tyrosine-protein kinase ABL2 isoform X5 — its product is MVLGTVLLPPNSYGRDQDTSSLCCLCSNEASETAVPNLTDHFASCVEDGFEGDKTGGSSPEALHRPYGCDVEPQALNEAIRWSSKENLLGATESDPNLFVALYDFVASGDNTLSITKGEKLRVLGYNQNGEWSEVRSKNGQGWVPSNYITPVNSLEKHSWYHGPVSRSAAEYLLSSLINGSFLVRESESSPGQLSISLRYEGRVYHYRINTTTDGKVYVTAESRFSTLAELVHHHSTVADGLVTTLHYPAPKCNKPTVYGVSPIHDKWEMERTDITMKHKLGGGQYGEVYVGVWKKYSLTVAVKTLKEDTMEVEEFLKEAAVMKEIKHPNLVQLLGVCTLEPPFYIVTEYMPYGNLLDYLRECSREEVTAVVLLYMATQISSAMEYLEKKNFIHRDLAARNCLVGENHVVKVADFGLSRLMTGDTYTAHAGAKFPIKWTAPESLAYNTFSIKSDVWAFGVLLWEIATYGMSPYPGIDLSQVYDLLEKGYRMEQPEGCPPKVYELMRACWKWSPADRPSFAETHQAFETMFHDSSISEEVAEELGRAASSSSVVPYLPRLPILPSKTRTLKKQVENKENIEGAQDTTENSASSSAPGFIRGAQAPSGSPALPRKQRDKSPSSLLEDAKETCFTRDRKGGFFSSFMKKRNAPTPPKRSSSFREMENQPHKKYELTGNFSSVASLQHADGFSFTPAQQEANLVPPKCYGGSFAQRNLCNDDGGGGGGSGTAGGGWSGITGFFTPRLIKKTLGLRAGKPTASDDTSKPFPRSNSTSSMSSGLPEQDRMAMTLPRNCQRSKLQLERTVSTSSQPEENVDRANDMLPKKSEEGAAPSRERPKAKLLPRGATALPLRTPSGDPAITEKDSPAVGVAGVAAAPKSKERNGGARLGMAGVPEDGEQTGWSSPAKAAAALPTTHNHKVPVLISPTLKHTPADVQLIGTDSQGNKFKLLSEHQVTSSGDKDRPRRVKPKCAPPPPPVMRLLQHPSMCSDSTEEPTAPTAGQPTPETQEGGKKAAPGAVPIGGKAGRPVMPPPQVPLPTSSISPAKMANGTAGTKVALRKTKQVAEKISADKISKEALLECADLLSSAITEPVPNSQLVDTGHQLLDYCSGYVDCIPQTRNKFAFREAVSKLELSLQELQVSSAAAGVSGANPVLNNLLSCVQEISDVVQR